The segment ATTACAGCAACCTACAAATAAAATGGCTAAAGTACTGCGCTTTAGTAAGTCTCAGTCCTCTTCAAGTACAGAGCCTCGTCCTGAACAGCCCCTACAGTCACAGTCAGAAGTGTATCGACAAAAATTAAGGAGAGCTAAAATCAATCATTCATCAGCTTTATAATTTTACTTTTGATTTTTCCGTCATTCACTTTTGTGATGATGATTTGGTCAGTGTGTAAATTCTTAATAGAATGAATATTTTTATTGTTCTCGTCAGCTGTAATTGAAAAACCTCTTTTCATGGTGGTCAATGGGCTTAATGAATTTAAGAGTTCGCAGTATTGAAGCATTTGTTTTTCTTTTTGGCTAATCTGATGTTGGATGAGATAGCGCATTGATTTTTCTTGATTCGCTATCTTTTCCAATAAGGTCTGAATGAGCCGAATGGGAGCATGATGAAGTAATGCGCGATCTAATGTATTCATTTTGTTTTGCGCTTGTTGTAGACATGTTTGCAATGCGTTTTGCAAATGTCTTGTATAATGTTTTAATTTTTCAATATTATTTTCAATTTTGTTTTTAGGATGAACCAGTCTTTTTTCCATCCCATCTAGTTTCATATAGGAAAAATCGATCATGCGTTGCATTGCGCGTACCAAGCTTCTCTCTTTTTCTTCTAAAGAGGCGATGAGTTCTTGTTGATCGGGTGTGATAAATTGAGCCGCAGCCGTAGGGGTAGGTGCTCGTAAATCTGCAACAAAGTCTGCAATGCTGAAATCCATTTCATGACCGATGCCGGTGACGAGTGGTATTGTGCTTTCAAATATTGCTTTTGCAACAATTTCCTCATTAAAGCCCCAGAGATCTTCTAGGCTGCCACCACCTCTTGCAAGAATCAATACATCTGCTTGTTGATGGCTATTGGCTAAACGAATGGCGTGCGCAATTTCAGTAGCACATGTCTTTCCTTGTACTTGAGTGGGGTAAAGAGTAATCGGGGCAATAGGATAGCGCTGTTTGAGTATTCTTAAAATATCTTGTAAGGCATCTCCTGTTGGAGAGCTGATAATACCAATATGTTTAGGGAAACGAGGGATGGGTTTTTTATGGCTTTGATCAAACCAGCCCAGTGTTTGTAACTTTAGCTTTAGGGCTTCATAGGCTTGTTGGAGTTGACCTTCGCCCCATAGGGTCATTTTGCTAGCAATGAGTTGGTAATCGCCTCTATCCGTATACAGACTCAGTGTACCTTCAACTAAAACTTCAATACCATCTTTTATGTTAAAGTTGATGCCTCTTTGTTGGCCTTTAAACATGGCACATCGGATCTGTGCAGATTCATCCTTTAGCGTAAAATAGAGATGTCCAGAACGTGGTTGTACTAGGTTTGAAATTTCCCCTTTAACCCAAATTTTTGAAAAATTTGCTTCAAGCATGGACTTAACTAAATTATTTAAGTCTTTTACAGCAAATATTTCTTCAATAAGGGGAGAATCTGTTTCCGTGTAATGCTGCATATCTTTAATTCTTCATAATTTTCTATTATAATGCTTGGTTAATTTTTTGAAGTGAACCCATCATTTTTGAGGACTTGAATATATGCGAATGATTGAAGAAGCACTAACCTTTGATGATGTTTTACTCATACCTGCTTATTCAGCTGTTTTACCAAAAGATGTAAAACTGAATACACGACTCACTCGCACTATCAACCTTAACATTCCATTAGTTTCTTCTGCAATGGATACAGTGACCGAGAGCAAGTTAGCTATTCATATGGCTCAAGAAGGTGGTATTGGTATCATCCATAAAAATATGTCTGTAGAGCTACAAGCAGAAGAAGTTAAAAAAGTAAAGAAGTATGAAAGTGGTATTGTCAGCCAGCCCATCACGGTTAAGCCTTCTACGCGCATTGGCGAATTACTCAAGATTGTAGAAAATTACGGCATCTCTGGTGTGCCTGTTGTCGAAGATGAAGATGTATTGGTAGGTATTGTCACACATCGTGATTATTGTTTTGAGACAGATCTTAATTTGCCCGTTTCACGCATTATGACGCCTAAAGAAAGGTTAGTGACCGTTCTAGAAGGCACAGACATGAACATTGTTGTTGATTTATTTCGAACGCACCGCCTAGAAAAAATACTCGTGGTGAATCAAAAATTCAAATTGCGTGGTCTTATTACCGTAAAAGATTTAGAAAAAGCCAAAGATAAACCGCTTTCCAGCAAAGATGAATCAGGTAGATTGTGTGTGGGTGCGGCAGTTGGCACAAGTAAAGATACCGATGAAAGAATTCATGCTCTTGTTGAGGCGGGTGTAGATGTGCTTGTTGTTGATACAGCGCACGGACATTCTGAAGGTGTTTTAAATAAAATTAGATGGGTTAAGAAACATTTTCCAGAAGTACAATTGATTGGTGGCAATATTGCAACGGGCGAGGCAGCTATTGCATTGGCAGAAGCAGGTGTAGATGCGGTCAAAGTGGGTATAGGCCCAGGTTCAATTTGTACAACCCGTATTATTTCTGGCGTAGGTGTCCCACAATTAACTGCCATTATGAAAGTAGCAAAAGCTTTGCAAAAATATAATATTCCCTTGATTGCAGATGGTGGTATTCGTTATTCAGGCGATATTTCAAAAGCAATTGCTGCAGGCGCATCTACCGTTATGATAGGCAGTTTATTAGCAGGCACAGATGAAGCGCCAGGCGAAACCATTCTTTATCAAGGCCGTTCGTATAAATCATATCGTGGTATGGGATCTTTGGGGGCGATGGGACAAGTGTCAGGTTCTAGCGATCGTTATTTTCAATCTCATGAACAAGAAGTGGAAAAATTAGTGCCAGAAGGTATTGAAGGTCGAGTTCCTTATAAAGGTAGTATGCGCCAAGTTGTACACCAATTGATGGGCGGATTACGTTCTAGCATGGGTTATACTGGCATGAGCAACATTGAGTCCTTAAGAACAGAAGCACAATTTGTACGCGTGACTTCAGCAGGTATGAGGGAAAGTCATGTGCATGATGTCTCTATTACAAAAGAAGCACCTAATTACAGAACAGATTCTTAACATTAAGCGGTACCATAATGAAAGATTTACGTGAAAACAAAATATTAATTTTAGACTTTGGATCGCAGTATACGCAGTTGATTGCACGAAGAGTGCGGGAGACAGGCGTATATTGTGAGATCAAAGCATATGATTGTGATGACAATGATATTGTTCAATTTAATCCCAAAGGTATCATTTTATCTGGTGGGCCAGATTCTGTATTTGAAGAAAATGCACCTCGCATACCGCAGATCGTTTTTGATTTAAAATGCCCAATTTTAGGTATTTGCTATGGTATGCATGCTTTGACTCTGCAATTAGGGGGTACAGTAGAAGGTGCTTTAAAGCGTGAATTTGGCCGTCAAACCATCACTTTAGAAGGCAGCAGCGATTTACTCAGTGAATTATCTTCTTTAGAAGTATGGATGTCACATGGCGATCACGTGACAGAACTTCCCAAGGGTTTTCATGTGATTGCAAAGACAGATAATGCACCCATTTGTGCAATTGCAGATGAGTCTAGACAATATTACGCTCTTCAATTTCATCCAGAGGTAACGCACACTGTTGTAGGGCATTTAATTTTAGAGCGATTTGTACATCGTATTTGTCAATGTAATGCGGATTGGACACCGCTGAATATCATTGAGTCATTGGTTGATAATCTGCAAAAGCAAGTAGGGAATGATAAAGTCCTATTAGGTCTTTCTGGAGGAGTTGATTCTTCTGTTGTTGCTGCTTTATGTCATAAAGCGATTGGCAAGAAACTCGTTTGTGTGTTTGTTGATCATGGATTATTGCGCCTTAATGAAGCAGATCAAGTGCTAACCACCTTTAAAGAACATTTTGATATCGATATCATTTATGTTAAAGCGAAAGACATATTCTTTGAAGCACTCAAAGGTGTGTCTGATCCTGAAGAGAAGCGTAAAGTCATTGGTGAAACCTTTGTTCGTATTTTTGAAAATGAAGCGAAAAAAATACCAGAGGTGAAATGGTTAGCACAAGGTACGATTTATCCTGATGTAATTGAGTCTAACGGTACTTCTACTAAGAAGGCGCAGGTCATTAAGTCGCATCATAATGTTGGTGGTTTGCCAGAGAGAATGAATTTAAAACTCTGCGAACCTATTCGTATGTTATTTAAAGACGAAGTACGTAAAATTGGCTTAGCATTGGGCTTGCCTAAACCGATGATTCAACGTCATCCTTTCCCGGGGCCTGGATTAGGGGTGCGGATTTTAGGTGAAATTCATGCTGAATATGTTGAAATATTACAACGTGCAGATGCTATCTTCATTGAATGTCTACATGAATTTAATTACTACGATAAAGTTTCACAAGCCTTTGCCGTATTCTTACCTGTAAGAACAGTTGGCGTTATGGGTGATCAGCGTCGTTATGAATATGTGGTAACACTCCGAGCGGTTGAAACCACAGATTTTATGACTGCAAAATGGGCTGAATTGCCATATGCTCTGTTAGAGCAGGCTTCAAGACGTATCATCAATGAAGTGAAAGGTATTGCACGTGTAACCTATGATATTTCAAGTAAGCCACCGGCAACGATTGAATGGGAGTAGTTTGGATTTTCTAGATATTTTTTTACTGTCATCCCAGAATTTTACGAAGCAAAATATCTGGGATCCACAGGGGTAGCCCGAAGGGCTACTGGATGTCAGCCTTCGCCGGCATGACCAGATAACGTTAGCTCATAGAACTAAGGTACTCAGCCATTTAAAGATCAATGAAACAACAACTTGAGCAAGATATTTATTGGATGCAACGTGCACTGGAACTCGCAAAACAAGGCCAAGCTCAAGGTGAAGTGCCTGTGGGCGCTGTTTTAATTCAAGAAGATACTGAACTTGCTGCTGAGTACAATACGCCTATCTCCCACAATGACCCGACTTGCCATGCTGAAATGAATGTTATTCGAAAAGCAGCGACTCGACTTCAAAATTATCGATTATTAGACACCACACTCTATGTCACTTTAGAGCCTTGCTGCATGTGCGCTGGCGCCATTATTCAAGCACGTATTAAGCGAGTTGTTTTTGGGGCTTTTGATTTGAAAGCCGGTGCAAGCGGAAGTGTGATTAATATTTTATCTATGCCACAGCTGAACCACCACCCTGAAATTGTAGGGGGAATTCTTAAAGAATCATGTGGTTCCTTATTAACTGAATTTTTTAAAAAGAAGCGTTTGAAGAGGATTGAAAGATGTTGCGACTGATAGGTCTAGAAAGTGAAAATCTCTATTTAAACAAAACTATTCTGGAGTCAAAGCAAATATGCCCTCAGATAACAACACTTGATATATATCCAGAGTATTATTTGCTAAGTGAAGATCTTACAGATAATGATCTTGCAAAAGTATTAGATATTTTAAAGGCAGTAAAAGCGGATGCTGCAAAAATAAAACCCTCCCATAAAACATTTTGGGTTGTTCCTAGAATGGGCACCTACTCATCTTGGGGCAGTAAAGCTCTTGATATTTTGCATTTGTCAGGGCTATCGCAAGTTGCGCGTATTGAGAAAGGTTTAGCCTATTATTTTAGCTTTGAAGCTGGATTTTCACCGGATGAAATTGTTATTGCACAATTGAAGAAAATCTTGCACGACAGAATGGTTGAATCTTTTATTGATAAAGCATCTGCATTGAATGATATATTTTCTACACCTGCACAATTGATGCATGAAGAAATTGATATTAAAAGCCAAGGGATTACTGCACTACAAACTTGCAACAAACAATTAGGATTAGCATTATCTAACGTGGAAATTGATTTCTTATATCAATCCTTTACAAATCTGGATAGAAATCCAACAGATGCAGAATTAATGATGTTTTCACAAATTAATTCTGAGCATTGTCGACATAAAGTCTTCAATGCAAAATGGACTATCAATGGTGATGAAAAGCCGCTTGGTTTATTCCAAATGATTAAGAATACCTATCGTGCTTCTCCCGATGGGGTTTTGTCTGCCTATAAAGATAATGCTTCTGTCATTGAAAGTTTTGCATCGCGCTCTTTTAAAAGAGACAGCAATGGAGAATATTATTTTTCTACTGAGAAAGCAGATATATTGATGAAGGTGGAAACCCATAACCATCCAACGGCGATTGAGCCTTTTGCGGGTAGTGGAACAGGACAAGGCGGCGAAATCAGAGATGAAGGTGCCACAGGTCGAGGTAGTGAACCTAAAGTAGGTTTAACAGGGTTTACTGTCTCTAATCTACATATACCTGGTTATAAAATGCCTTGGGAATTAAATTATCATGTGCCCAATCGTATTCAAGATGCTTTACAGATCATGTTAAAAGCACCTATAGGGGGAGCTGCTTTCAATAATGAATTTGGTCGCCCTAATATT is part of the Candidatus Berkiella cookevillensis genome and harbors:
- the xseA gene encoding exodeoxyribonuclease VII large subunit, coding for MQHYTETDSPLIEEIFAVKDLNNLVKSMLEANFSKIWVKGEISNLVQPRSGHLYFTLKDESAQIRCAMFKGQQRGINFNIKDGIEVLVEGTLSLYTDRGDYQLIASKMTLWGEGQLQQAYEALKLKLQTLGWFDQSHKKPIPRFPKHIGIISSPTGDALQDILRILKQRYPIAPITLYPTQVQGKTCATEIAHAIRLANSHQQADVLILARGGGSLEDLWGFNEEIVAKAIFESTIPLVTGIGHEMDFSIADFVADLRAPTPTAAAQFITPDQQELIASLEEKERSLVRAMQRMIDFSYMKLDGMEKRLVHPKNKIENNIEKLKHYTRHLQNALQTCLQQAQNKMNTLDRALLHHAPIRLIQTLLEKIANQEKSMRYLIQHQISQKEKQMLQYCELLNSLSPLTTMKRGFSITADENNKNIHSIKNLHTDQIIITKVNDGKIKSKIIKLMND
- the guaB gene encoding IMP dehydrogenase; this encodes MRMIEEALTFDDVLLIPAYSAVLPKDVKLNTRLTRTINLNIPLVSSAMDTVTESKLAIHMAQEGGIGIIHKNMSVELQAEEVKKVKKYESGIVSQPITVKPSTRIGELLKIVENYGISGVPVVEDEDVLVGIVTHRDYCFETDLNLPVSRIMTPKERLVTVLEGTDMNIVVDLFRTHRLEKILVVNQKFKLRGLITVKDLEKAKDKPLSSKDESGRLCVGAAVGTSKDTDERIHALVEAGVDVLVVDTAHGHSEGVLNKIRWVKKHFPEVQLIGGNIATGEAAIALAEAGVDAVKVGIGPGSICTTRIISGVGVPQLTAIMKVAKALQKYNIPLIADGGIRYSGDISKAIAAGASTVMIGSLLAGTDEAPGETILYQGRSYKSYRGMGSLGAMGQVSGSSDRYFQSHEQEVEKLVPEGIEGRVPYKGSMRQVVHQLMGGLRSSMGYTGMSNIESLRTEAQFVRVTSAGMRESHVHDVSITKEAPNYRTDS
- the guaA gene encoding glutamine-hydrolyzing GMP synthase; translation: MKDLRENKILILDFGSQYTQLIARRVRETGVYCEIKAYDCDDNDIVQFNPKGIILSGGPDSVFEENAPRIPQIVFDLKCPILGICYGMHALTLQLGGTVEGALKREFGRQTITLEGSSDLLSELSSLEVWMSHGDHVTELPKGFHVIAKTDNAPICAIADESRQYYALQFHPEVTHTVVGHLILERFVHRICQCNADWTPLNIIESLVDNLQKQVGNDKVLLGLSGGVDSSVVAALCHKAIGKKLVCVFVDHGLLRLNEADQVLTTFKEHFDIDIIYVKAKDIFFEALKGVSDPEEKRKVIGETFVRIFENEAKKIPEVKWLAQGTIYPDVIESNGTSTKKAQVIKSHHNVGGLPERMNLKLCEPIRMLFKDEVRKIGLALGLPKPMIQRHPFPGPGLGVRILGEIHAEYVEILQRADAIFIECLHEFNYYDKVSQAFAVFLPVRTVGVMGDQRRYEYVVTLRAVETTDFMTAKWAELPYALLEQASRRIINEVKGIARVTYDISSKPPATIEWE
- the tadA gene encoding tRNA adenosine(34) deaminase TadA — translated: MKQQLEQDIYWMQRALELAKQGQAQGEVPVGAVLIQEDTELAAEYNTPISHNDPTCHAEMNVIRKAATRLQNYRLLDTTLYVTLEPCCMCAGAIIQARIKRVVFGAFDLKAGASGSVINILSMPQLNHHPEIVGGILKESCGSLLTEFFKKKRLKRIERCCD